The following proteins are co-located in the BD1-7 clade bacterium genome:
- the fur gene encoding Ferric uptake regulation protein: protein MPSGNQELRKAGLKVTLPRVKILQILDDAQNTGGHLSAEDVYKTLLDAGEDVGLATVYRVLTQFESAGLVERHNFEGGHSVFEISSGEHHDHMVCSESGEIIEFRDDEIERLQHEIAERHGFDLIDHSLVLYVKPKSK, encoded by the coding sequence ATGCCATCAGGAAACCAGGAATTAAGAAAAGCCGGTTTGAAAGTCACTTTGCCCCGGGTGAAGATTCTACAGATTCTGGATGATGCTCAGAATACTGGCGGTCACCTCAGCGCCGAAGATGTCTATAAAACCTTGTTAGATGCAGGTGAAGATGTTGGCCTGGCGACAGTTTACCGGGTATTAACCCAGTTTGAGTCGGCAGGGTTAGTTGAGAGGCACAACTTTGAAGGTGGGCACAGTGTATTTGAGATCTCCTCTGGCGAGCACCATGATCATATGGTCTGCTCAGAGTCGGGAGAGATTATTGAATTCCGTGATGACGAAATCGAGCGTCTTCAGCATGAGATAGCCGAGCGTCATGGTTTTGACTTGATTGACCATAGTCTTGTTCTCTATGTGAAGCCGAAGTCGAAATAA